A section of the Carassius carassius chromosome 17, fCarCar2.1, whole genome shotgun sequence genome encodes:
- the LOC132161228 gene encoding U6 snRNA-associated Sm-like protein LSm2, whose product MLFYSFFKSLVGKDVVVELKNDLSICGTLHSVDQYLNIKLTDISVTDPEKYPHMLSVKNCFIRGSVVRYVQLPADEVDTQLLQDAARKEAMQQKQ is encoded by the exons CTCTTCTACTCGTTCTTCAAGTCCTTGGTAGGCAAAGATGTTGTGGTGGAGCTCAAGAATGACCTGAG CATTTGTGGAACACTACACTCAGTTGATCAG TATCTGAACATCAAACTGACAGATATCAGTGTCACTGATCCAGAGAAATATCCGCACATG tTGTCGGTGAAGAACTGCTTTATCCGTGGATCAGTAGTGCGATATGTTCAGCTTCCTGCAGATGAGGTGGACACACAGCTGCTACAGGATGCTGCACGCAAAGAAGCTATGCAACAGAAACAATAA